Part of the Streptomyces antimycoticus genome, CCTGGGGAGTTGTGGGACGGGTCACCACGTCCTTCGGCACCGATACGGCCTGGCTTTAGGGAATGATCACGATTTGGTGAGTAACAATTCGGGCAATTAGGACGACTGATCGATCACGGGTGCACTTTTTAAGGGCTCGGTTCGCCTCCGGGGCGCAAAAGCCTCCCCCGGCTACCGCTGGGAGGTGCCCCCTGTCGACGGTCGACCGTGCCCGGTCGCCCACGCGGCGCGGCCGCACATCGATACGAGCCCGAGGGCCCTGTGCGCGCTCTCCCCTTCGACAGCGACGCGCCCCTTCGGCTCGCCCCCAGCTACCCCTGGGAGGCGCCCCCGGCCGGTCAGCCCAAGCACCCGGATACGTTGCGGTGCCCGTCGGCTCAGTCGGTTGCCGCTGGGAGGTGTTCCGGCCGGAAGGCCCGAGCACCCTGGAAGCTCCACGGCGCCCCGGCGCCTGCGGATGGCGCCCAGGGCGTCTAGCGGGCCTGGGGACCCCGCCGTTGAGGCAGTGACACGACCCCCGCCTCCGCCGCTCCCGCCGGAGGCAGCCCGGCGATCTGGCACAGGAGGTCGCACCAGGCGGCCAGATGTCCCGCGGTGTCCGGCACGCCCAGCGGTTCCGCCGCGCCCTCTTCCGCGGGCTCCGGGCGCCGTGGGCCGGGGCGGGCAGGTTCGGGGGCCGGGTGGGCGGCCGGGGTCCACGAGGCGCGGATCTCGATCCGGGTCGACGGCTCCCGTTCGCCCATCGCGCCGAAGTAGTGCGAGCTCGCCCGGGTGACCGTGCCGCTGGGCTCCCCGTAAGGCAGACCGCGGGCCTCCAGCGCGCCGGTGAGCCAGGACCAGCACACCTCCGGCAGCAGCGGATCCGCCGCGATCTCCGGCTCCAGGTCCGCGTGGACCAGGGTCACCAGACGGAAGGTGCCGCGCCAGGAGTCGTGTCCGGCCGGGTCGTGCAGCAGGATCAGCCGCCCCTCGGCCAGCTCCTCGTCGTCCGACGCGCCGGTGACCACCGCCTCCAGCGCGTACGAGTAGGGTGCGAGCCGACGCGGGGGTGGGGTCGGATCGAGCTCCACCTCGGGCCGTACCCGCACACCGCACAGCGCGGCGACGGCATGCCGGAAGGCGGGAGGGGTGTCCTCACCGCCTGCTTCCGTGCCGTCAGGGCCGTCAGCACCGTTCGAGAGGTGTCCTTGAACCGCTGCCATGCCCGGAAGACTAGGCGCAGTGAGGGCCCTAACCGGGGAGGAACACCCGGGTTGGCGGGTCACTCGTTCGGCCCGTGCGAAGATTTGGGGCATGAGCGCCAATGAGCGGCCCTCGGGCCAGCAGCAGACCGGCCGCGCCGCGGCTCGTGCCACAGCCGATTCGGCCTTTCTGCGGGCCTGCCGCCGGGAGCCGGTGCCTCATACGCCGGTGTGGTTCATGCGGCAGGCGGGGCGCTCGCTTCCGGAGTACCGCAAGCTGCGTGAGGGCACCGCGATGCTCGAGTCCTGCATGCGGCCCGACCTGGTCACCGAGATCACCCTGCAGCCGGTGCGCCGGCACCGGGTGGACGCGGCCATCTACTTCAGCGACATCGTCGTGCCGCTCAAGGCCATCGGCATCGAC contains:
- a CDS encoding DUF3000 domain-containing protein, yielding MAAVQGHLSNGADGPDGTEAGGEDTPPAFRHAVAALCGVRVRPEVELDPTPPPRRLAPYSYALEAVVTGASDDEELAEGRLILLHDPAGHDSWRGTFRLVTLVHADLEPEIAADPLLPEVCWSWLTGALEARGLPYGEPSGTVTRASSHYFGAMGEREPSTRIEIRASWTPAAHPAPEPARPGPRRPEPAEEGAAEPLGVPDTAGHLAAWCDLLCQIAGLPPAGAAEAGVVSLPQRRGPQAR